The proteins below are encoded in one region of Coleofasciculaceae cyanobacterium:
- a CDS encoding nucleoside hydrolase yields the protein MSKKLVLMDHDGAIDDFLSLILLMTMTEIEPLGIVVTPADCYINAAVSVSCKILNLMGHINVAIAKSTVRGINPFPADFRRDCTIIDNFPILNESDQILTPLVKASGQEFMVERLQNAPQPVTLMVTGPLTTVAEAITLEPVIANQIAEIVWMGGALTVSGNVEKVFALEHDGTAEWNVFWDPLAAKQIWDTDISITLCPLDLTNHVPVTPEFIRNLTKQRRHPLSDLAGLCYSLAIPQNYYFWDILATTYLARPELYQTKEQETDIITTGVSQGRTILKTGGRKVKVMTQVDKEKFYSYLLQQFAL from the coding sequence ATGTCTAAAAAACTGGTGTTGATGGATCATGATGGAGCGATCGATGATTTCTTGTCGCTGATCTTATTGATGACAATGACAGAAATCGAACCGTTAGGAATAGTTGTTACTCCAGCAGACTGTTATATCAATGCTGCGGTTAGCGTAAGTTGCAAAATACTAAATTTAATGGGACATATCAATGTTGCGATCGCTAAAAGTACTGTTAGAGGAATTAATCCTTTTCCAGCTGATTTTCGGCGCGATTGCACGATTATTGATAATTTTCCGATTCTTAATGAGTCCGACCAGATCTTGACACCTTTAGTAAAAGCATCAGGGCAGGAATTTATGGTGGAGAGATTGCAAAATGCACCACAACCTGTAACTTTAATGGTAACTGGACCTTTGACTACCGTAGCAGAAGCGATCACACTTGAACCAGTAATAGCTAACCAAATAGCTGAAATTGTTTGGATGGGAGGCGCGTTAACCGTATCAGGAAATGTCGAAAAAGTATTTGCTCTAGAACATGATGGCACAGCAGAATGGAATGTTTTTTGGGATCCCTTAGCAGCTAAACAAATCTGGGATACTGATATTTCTATTACACTATGTCCATTAGATTTAACTAATCACGTTCCTGTGACTCCAGAGTTTATTCGCAACTTAACTAAACAACGCAGACACCCTTTATCAGATTTAGCGGGTTTATGCTATTCCTTAGCAATTCCCCAAAACTATTACTTTTGGGACATTCTAGCCACCACTTATTTAGCTCGTCCAGAACTATATCAAACAAAAGAACAAGAGACAGACATAATTACTACTGGTGTTAGTCAAGGAAGAACAATCCTTAAAACTGGCGGCAGAAAAGTTAAAGTAATGACTCAGGTAGATAAAGAAAAATTTTATAGTTATTTATTGCAGCAG
- a CDS encoding metallothionein encodes MTNASLVKCDCDRCSCEISLTDAIKKDNKYYCCEACANGHNNDQSCQMSDCNCG; translated from the coding sequence ATGACTAATGCTAGCTTAGTAAAATGTGACTGCGATCGCTGTTCTTGCGAAATATCATTAACAGATGCCATCAAAAAAGATAATAAATATTACTGCTGCGAAGCCTGTGCCAATGGTCATAACAACGATCAAAGTTGCCAGATGTCAGACTGTAACTGTGGTTAA
- a CDS encoding metalloregulator ArsR/SmtB family transcription factor produces MSAVKHQIPTCSDRHSVDVDAWKNLRLEALDSSKAQQMADFFRLLGDANRLRILSLLAKQDLCVCDLATLLEMSESAVSHQLRTLRSLRLVSYNKRGRKVYYRLLDHHVLKLYQSVAEHLDEPH; encoded by the coding sequence ATGTCAGCAGTCAAGCATCAAATTCCTACCTGTAGCGATCGCCATTCTGTTGACGTTGATGCCTGGAAAAATCTCCGCCTGGAAGCTTTAGATTCGAGCAAAGCACAGCAGATGGCGGATTTTTTCCGTTTATTGGGAGATGCAAATCGGTTACGAATTTTATCTTTATTAGCGAAGCAAGACTTGTGTGTCTGCGATTTAGCAACTTTACTTGAGATGAGCGAATCAGCAGTTTCCCATCAACTACGTACCTTGCGATCGCTAAGGCTGGTCAGTTATAACAAGCGTGGTAGAAAAGTTTACTATCGCCTGCTAGATCATCATGTGCTAAAGCTATACCAATCAGTAGCTGAACATTTAGATGAGCCACACTGA